A DNA window from Macadamia integrifolia cultivar HAES 741 chromosome 4, SCU_Mint_v3, whole genome shotgun sequence contains the following coding sequences:
- the LOC122076837 gene encoding uncharacterized protein LOC122076837, translating to MLSWLREGYKCWGIRWRPLLTLKPENIKKGKGRKKKEGEGRRKERKGPPNSSSNLYYTLRNKHKKRERRKWRREEKEIKRKLRFWDSSCLILPPGKSNYCAAIYPTQRSDLSNPDYQDAEATFFVAYYFQMMETGAEAGVDFSSYCEAYVGISMGFTIF from the exons ATGTTGAGTTGGTTAAGAGAGGGATATAAATGCTGGGGTATTCGGTGGAGACCCCTTTTAACTCTCAAACCTGAAAACATCAAGAagggaaaagggagaaagaagaaggaaggagaaggaagaagaaaagagagaaagggacCACCGAACAGCAGCTCAAACCTCTACTATACCTTGCGTAACAAgcacaagaaaagagaaagaagaaaatggagaagagaagagaaggaaatcaAGAGGAAATTGAGGTTTTGGGATAGCAGCTGTTTGATTCTTCCTCCAG GGAAATCAAATTACTGTGCGGCAATCTACCCAACTCAGAGAAGTGACTTGTCTAACCCCGACTACCAAG ATGCCGAGGCCACATTCTTTGTGGCATACTATTTTCAGATGATGGAAACCGGTGCTGAGGCAGGAGTGGACTTTAGCAGCTATTGTGAAGCTTATGTTGGGATTTCGATGGGCTTCACTATTTTTTag